Proteins encoded within one genomic window of Chitinophaga parva:
- the porU gene encoding type IX secretion system sortase PorU, with protein MPNLLICLRYLAAWPAVLALWSGAAAGAAPSLFPADTVPRHSVLAGGSWYKLAVPAAGVYKIDAALLGALGISTTHLNTASIQLFGTGGRMLPEANAAFRHPDLPEVSLEAVDGGDGELSGRDYLAFYAPGPHAWTYSGGAFSHQYNLYTDTAYYFLHIGDAGARIDKSPTPVAALPPLTSFTYLDFYERDSLNFLHSGKQWFGTQFGSGNGQQLASSVGFSLPGTPVDGKALLNVRLAARCFDYGSFNISLNGGPAGTLNMNPVSGDIFEAYATAAATGYEASLNQATAMVELAFSGGSGALGWLDYLEIQAQCPLRLPAKGMLAFRNAAAAGALKTFNLAAADAQTEVWNVTDLQQPVKQNTLLSGATLAFSDVATTLQEYVAFRPADLQTPVALGPVANQDLHGLPGADLLIVTAPSLGAAATQLAAYHQAHDGLTVQVVYINDLFTEFASGNPDPTALRDFLKMQYNRGQAPRYLLLLGAASYDYKHRHPNNDNLVPAFESDASLDPVNSYVTDDYFALLDDVADIGNAASSTPLHLAIGRIPARNAADANAAVQKITSYHDPANFGPWRNSITFTADDGDANLHLDNADALADTVNLADAQLNIDKIYLDAYTKQSGAGGARYPEVNTAINAGIYKGTLIWNYTGHGNYSRLAEEDILDQAAVNGWDNAHHLPLMITATCDFAPFDNPDYRSLGEDLVLRPRTGAIALLTTTRAVYAYANQTINQAYLQAALTPGSDGSLPDLGSAVMYAKNKIYKSFGDVTNSRKFQLLGDPALALAWPALRVITDSIHALQGSGSDTLQALGQYRIYGHVANDAGALQAGYNGTLDVTVYDKPARLVTRGNDAGSTPATYSLQHNILYKGKQTVSDGTFTFTFAVPQDISYQAGAGKISYYTSNETQDGGGSYQNFQVAGTAPVADTDHTGPAIRLFMNTEAFRDGDLTGPAPVLLAQLQDPHGINLTGTGVGHDMVAVLDDSTTFFVLNDFYEPTLDSAGAGSIRFPLSGLADGPHAITLKAWDTYNNSATAVVHFVVKTNASLAAERVYNYPNPFHDQTRFVFEHNQEGGELKLTVQIYTTDGKRVKKIIYTINAAGSRFDGVQWDGRGDNGSKLPPGLYFYNVMIDNGPQQRVLGGKLILL; from the coding sequence ATGCCCAACTTGCTTATTTGCCTCCGGTACCTGGCCGCCTGGCCCGCTGTGCTGGCCCTTTGGAGCGGTGCCGCAGCCGGCGCTGCGCCTTCACTTTTTCCTGCCGATACGGTGCCCCGGCACTCCGTACTGGCCGGCGGCAGCTGGTATAAATTAGCCGTGCCGGCCGCCGGTGTGTATAAAATAGATGCCGCCCTGCTGGGTGCTTTAGGCATATCCACTACCCATCTTAACACCGCCAGCATACAGTTGTTCGGCACCGGGGGGCGCATGCTCCCGGAGGCCAATGCCGCTTTCCGCCACCCGGACCTGCCGGAAGTGTCCCTGGAAGCGGTGGACGGCGGGGATGGGGAACTGTCTGGCCGCGACTACCTGGCCTTCTATGCCCCCGGCCCCCATGCCTGGACTTACAGCGGGGGCGCCTTCAGCCACCAGTATAATTTATATACAGACACTGCTTATTATTTCCTGCATATCGGGGACGCCGGGGCCCGCATTGACAAAAGCCCTACGCCAGTGGCGGCCCTGCCCCCGCTGACCAGCTTTACCTACCTTGATTTTTATGAGCGGGACAGCCTGAACTTCCTGCATAGTGGCAAGCAATGGTTTGGGACACAGTTTGGCAGCGGCAACGGCCAGCAGCTGGCGTCCAGCGTGGGTTTTAGCCTGCCGGGCACCCCGGTGGACGGTAAGGCCCTGCTGAATGTACGCCTGGCTGCAAGATGCTTTGATTATGGCAGCTTTAATATTTCATTGAATGGCGGGCCTGCCGGCACCCTTAACATGAACCCCGTAAGCGGCGATATCTTCGAAGCCTACGCTACCGCTGCCGCCACGGGGTATGAGGCCAGTTTAAACCAGGCCACTGCCATGGTGGAACTGGCTTTCAGCGGGGGAAGCGGGGCCCTGGGGTGGCTGGACTACCTGGAAATACAGGCCCAATGCCCCCTCCGCCTGCCGGCCAAAGGCATGCTGGCCTTCCGCAACGCCGCTGCTGCCGGGGCGTTGAAGACCTTTAACCTCGCCGCGGCCGATGCACAAACGGAGGTGTGGAATGTAACGGACCTCCAGCAGCCGGTAAAACAAAACACACTGCTGAGTGGCGCCACCCTGGCCTTTTCTGATGTAGCCACCACCTTGCAGGAGTATGTGGCCTTCCGCCCGGCAGACCTGCAAACACCAGTGGCACTGGGACCTGTTGCAAACCAGGACCTGCATGGCCTGCCGGGGGCAGACCTGCTGATAGTGACCGCGCCCTCCCTGGGCGCGGCCGCTACCCAACTGGCCGCCTACCACCAGGCACACGATGGCCTCACGGTGCAGGTGGTGTATATAAATGATCTCTTCACAGAATTTGCCAGCGGCAACCCAGACCCTACCGCGTTACGCGATTTCCTGAAAATGCAGTACAACCGCGGCCAGGCACCCCGCTACCTCCTGCTCCTGGGCGCCGCCAGTTATGATTACAAACACCGCCATCCCAATAACGATAACCTGGTGCCGGCCTTTGAAAGTGATGCATCCCTGGACCCGGTAAATTCTTACGTAACAGACGACTACTTTGCCCTGCTGGATGATGTCGCAGACATTGGCAATGCCGCCAGCAGCACCCCTTTGCACCTGGCCATCGGCCGCATACCCGCCCGTAATGCGGCCGATGCCAATGCGGCCGTGCAGAAGATCACCAGCTATCACGACCCGGCAAACTTTGGCCCCTGGCGTAACAGTATCACCTTCACCGCCGACGACGGGGATGCCAATTTGCACCTGGACAATGCCGATGCCCTGGCAGATACGGTAAACCTGGCGGATGCACAGCTGAACATAGATAAGATCTACCTGGACGCCTATACGAAACAAAGCGGGGCGGGGGGCGCCCGCTACCCGGAGGTGAATACTGCCATTAATGCCGGCATCTACAAGGGCACCCTGATATGGAACTACACCGGCCATGGCAACTACAGCCGGCTGGCGGAAGAGGACATCCTGGACCAGGCCGCGGTGAACGGGTGGGACAATGCCCACCACCTGCCCCTTATGATCACCGCCACGTGCGACTTTGCCCCGTTTGACAACCCGGACTACCGCTCCCTGGGCGAGGACCTGGTGCTGCGCCCCAGGACCGGGGCCATTGCCCTGCTGACCACCACCCGCGCAGTGTATGCCTATGCTAACCAAACCATCAACCAGGCCTACCTGCAGGCGGCGCTCACCCCGGGAAGCGATGGCAGCCTGCCCGATCTGGGCAGTGCTGTTATGTATGCTAAAAATAAAATATATAAAAGTTTTGGAGATGTCACGAATAGCCGTAAATTTCAGCTTTTGGGCGACCCGGCACTGGCGCTGGCGTGGCCCGCATTGCGTGTAATCACCGATTCTATCCACGCCCTGCAAGGCAGTGGGAGCGACACGTTGCAGGCATTAGGTCAGTACAGGATCTATGGCCACGTGGCAAATGATGCCGGCGCATTGCAGGCAGGCTACAACGGTACACTGGATGTTACGGTATACGACAAACCGGCACGCCTGGTAACACGCGGTAATGATGCAGGCAGTACGCCGGCTACGTATAGTTTGCAGCACAATATTTTATATAAGGGCAAACAAACTGTTTCAGATGGAACGTTTACCTTTACATTTGCAGTGCCGCAGGATATCAGCTACCAGGCCGGCGCCGGGAAGATCAGCTACTATACCAGCAATGAAACGCAGGATGGGGGCGGCTCTTACCAGAACTTCCAGGTAGCGGGTACCGCGCCCGTGGCGGATACAGACCACACGGGGCCTGCCATCCGGCTGTTCATGAACACGGAAGCATTCCGCGATGGCGACCTTACGGGGCCTGCGCCGGTGCTGCTGGCACAGTTGCAGGACCCGCACGGTATCAATCTTACCGGTACGGGTGTGGGGCATGATATGGTGGCGGTGCTGGATGATTCCACTACGTTCTTTGTACTGAATGACTTTTACGAGCCCACGCTGGACAGCGCCGGGGCTGGCAGCATCCGCTTCCCGCTTTCCGGCCTGGCAGACGGTCCGCATGCTATTACGCTCAAGGCCTGGGACACCTACAACAATTCCGCCACCGCCGTGGTGCATTTTGTAGTGAAAACCAATGCCAGCCTGGCCGCTGAGCGTGTATACAATTATCCCAATCCCTTCCATGACCAGACGCGATTTGTTTTTGAGCACAACCAGGAGGGCGGCGAACTGAAACTTACCGTACAGATCTATACGACTGACGGTAAACGTGTTAAAAAGATCATATATACAATAAATGCTGCGGGCAGCCGTTTTGATGGGGTGCAATGGGACGGACGTGGCGATAACGGAAGTAAATTGCCGCCCGGATTGTACTTTTACAACGTGATGATTGATAATGGCCCTCAACAACGGGTACTGGGTGGAAAACTGATTTTACTATAG
- a CDS encoding murein hydrolase activator EnvC family protein has translation MLQRKRFIPFIWILLLAPMLVLAQNTGQQPGSRDDLERRKRELQKEIDDANEALRETKKSTKESLGQLRALRDKITLRTRLIENINSELSFINDDISNAARDVKTLQKDLDTLKVQYAQLVVYAYKNRSTYDMMNFIFSAQSFNDALKRYQYLKQYREYRRHQAENIVETEQQLQAKIGNLQSQRVKRADALKTEEEQRKTLEADKKEKDQVVQGLKGREKELQQDITQHKKEAAEVQAAIRAVIRREIEEAKRKAAEEELARKKAEEERRAREKAAREAAAAQAAADRAAAAKAAATNAATNKPATKPVEARPDVAVNNPPATKPVIEEKPASKPARAENPLEATPEALALSENFEANRGRLPWPIDAGRIIYHFGTQQKEDIKIIQDYDGVVMATARNGRVKAIFDGDVAAVAVVPGAGYVVVIRHGKYFTNYVHLASVTVKKYDKVKTGQAIGTASYSDEENAGIVELQIWQGVQKQDPERWILRR, from the coding sequence ATGTTGCAGCGTAAAAGATTTATCCCCTTCATATGGATCTTGTTGCTGGCGCCAATGCTGGTGCTGGCCCAGAACACAGGCCAGCAGCCCGGTTCCAGGGACGACCTGGAACGACGCAAGCGGGAGTTGCAGAAAGAAATAGACGATGCCAATGAAGCCCTGCGGGAAACCAAGAAAAGCACGAAGGAAAGCCTGGGCCAGTTACGTGCCCTGCGCGACAAGATCACGCTGCGTACCCGCCTGATCGAAAATATCAACAGTGAACTGTCTTTCATCAACGACGACATCAGCAATGCCGCCCGCGATGTGAAGACCCTGCAGAAAGACCTGGACACGCTGAAGGTACAGTATGCCCAGCTGGTGGTGTATGCGTATAAGAACCGTAGCACCTACGACATGATGAACTTCATTTTTTCCGCCCAGAGCTTCAACGACGCCCTGAAGCGCTATCAATACCTGAAACAATACCGCGAATACCGCCGCCACCAGGCTGAGAATATTGTAGAAACAGAACAGCAGCTGCAGGCCAAAATAGGCAACCTGCAAAGCCAGCGGGTGAAACGTGCAGATGCGCTGAAAACAGAGGAAGAGCAACGTAAAACGCTGGAAGCGGATAAGAAGGAAAAAGACCAGGTGGTACAGGGCCTGAAAGGCCGTGAAAAGGAACTGCAGCAAGACATCACCCAGCATAAAAAGGAAGCAGCAGAAGTGCAAGCCGCCATCCGTGCGGTGATCCGCCGCGAAATTGAAGAGGCCAAGCGTAAAGCTGCAGAAGAGGAACTGGCCCGTAAGAAAGCAGAAGAAGAGCGACGCGCCCGTGAAAAGGCCGCCCGCGAGGCCGCGGCCGCACAAGCCGCCGCCGACAGGGCCGCGGCCGCAAAAGCAGCAGCTACCAATGCGGCCACCAACAAGCCGGCTACCAAACCGGTAGAGGCCAGGCCGGATGTAGCCGTGAACAATCCGCCCGCCACCAAACCGGTGATAGAAGAAAAACCTGCTTCCAAGCCGGCCCGCGCGGAAAACCCGCTGGAAGCCACGCCGGAAGCACTGGCCCTGTCTGAAAACTTTGAGGCAAACCGTGGGCGCCTTCCCTGGCCCATTGATGCAGGCCGCATCATTTACCACTTTGGTACCCAGCAGAAAGAAGATATCAAGATCATACAGGACTATGACGGTGTGGTAATGGCTACTGCCCGCAATGGCCGTGTGAAAGCCATTTTTGATGGTGACGTAGCCGCCGTGGCAGTGGTGCCTGGTGCCGGTTATGTAGTGGTGATCCGCCACGGTAAATACTTTACCAACTACGTGCACCTGGCCTCCGTGACCGTGAAGAAATACGACAAGGTGAAAACCGGCCAGGCCATTGGTACGGCCAGCTACAGCGATGAAGAAAATGCCGGTATCGTGGAGTTACAGATCTGGCAGGGTGTACAGAAACAAGACCCTGAAAGATGGATACTCAGGAGATAA
- the dut gene encoding dUTP diphosphatase encodes MPITVKIINQSNNPLPEYATASSAGMDLRAHLEAPVTLQSLERTLIPTGLFMELPEGYEAQIRPRSGLAIKQGLTLLNTPGTIDADYRGEIKIILINLSTEAQTIQPGDRIAQMIIAPYIQAQLEEVTLLTDTARGSGGFGHTGKS; translated from the coding sequence ATGCCGATCACTGTAAAAATTATTAATCAGTCCAACAATCCCTTGCCGGAATATGCTACTGCCAGCAGCGCTGGTATGGACCTGCGCGCCCACCTGGAAGCGCCGGTGACCCTGCAATCACTGGAGCGCACGCTCATTCCCACCGGCCTGTTCATGGAACTGCCGGAAGGCTATGAAGCACAGATCCGCCCCCGTAGCGGCCTGGCCATCAAGCAGGGACTTACGTTGCTGAATACGCCGGGTACCATTGATGCAGACTACCGTGGAGAGATCAAGATCATCCTGATCAACCTTTCCACGGAAGCGCAGACCATCCAGCCGGGCGACCGCATTGCACAGATGATCATTGCGCCTTACATCCAGGCGCAGCTGGAAGAAGTAACCTTATTGACAGATACTGCCCGCGGCAGCGGTGGTTTTGGGCACACCGGAAAATCCTGA
- a CDS encoding DUF4292 domain-containing protein: MTRTFTHVAASVLITLTAMLGSACHHARHLARPVFASDTASAHVTVPDSSGEAAQAAALYKAQLLATINSHHINFTTFSSKIKLDYDNGAGSGMDGLTGNIRIRRDSAIWISVSAPVLGEQVRVLITPDSMKLVNKYDKKVLLRSLADARKLLNIPFDFNTLQDLLTGNPVLLTDSLYNVVHSPSVISFNCDGDTFTSVFNLAPDNLSLQQSKVEDKIGSRSCELTYANYGNQQGRDFAASRRIFISDKNVVKAAIEYTRVEFDGAISLPFSLPSSGYTVN; this comes from the coding sequence ATGACAAGGACGTTCACCCATGTTGCCGCTTCCGTTCTGATAACGCTCACCGCTATGCTGGGGAGCGCCTGCCACCACGCCCGTCACCTGGCCCGGCCGGTATTTGCCAGTGATACGGCGTCCGCGCATGTAACCGTGCCGGATAGCAGCGGGGAAGCCGCGCAGGCTGCTGCCCTGTACAAGGCGCAATTGCTGGCCACCATCAACAGCCATCATATCAACTTTACCACCTTCTCTTCCAAGATAAAACTGGACTATGACAATGGTGCCGGCAGCGGCATGGATGGCCTTACGGGCAATATCCGTATCCGCCGTGACAGTGCCATCTGGATCTCCGTATCTGCCCCCGTACTGGGAGAACAAGTACGGGTGCTCATCACGCCAGACAGTATGAAACTGGTGAATAAGTACGACAAGAAAGTACTGCTGCGCAGCCTGGCCGATGCCCGCAAGCTTTTGAATATTCCTTTTGATTTTAATACTTTGCAGGATCTGCTGACCGGCAATCCTGTACTTTTAACGGACTCCTTGTACAATGTGGTGCATAGCCCGTCCGTTATTTCGTTCAACTGTGACGGAGATACCTTCACCAGTGTATTTAACCTGGCGCCGGACAACCTGAGCCTGCAGCAAAGCAAGGTGGAAGACAAAATAGGCAGCCGGTCCTGTGAACTTACCTACGCAAACTATGGGAACCAGCAGGGACGGGATTTTGCAGCCAGCCGCCGCATTTTTATATCAGACAAGAACGTGGTGAAAGCCGCGATAGAATATACCCGGGTGGAGTTTGACGGGGCCATCAGCCTGCCTTTCAGCCTGCCTTCCAGTGGTTATACTGTAAACTAA
- the porV gene encoding type IX secretion system outer membrane channel protein PorV, protein MIRKVTLSLVFTSFFILGLNAVSDAQVANPGQTDGRTGENIINTAVPFLRISPDARSGAMGDAGIALSPDVNATYWNLSKLPFAEENTSVGLTYTPWLRELTNDVFLASLNGYTKLDENQAIGATLRYFSLGNIQFTDWNGTPNGDFHPREYAFDLGYARKLGEEWSIGLAGRYIYSNLANGQTLGGTAIRAGRAVAADVSFFHTKTYDNDNGSQNVWNIGATITNIGTKISYTSSAQYKDFLPTNLGIGTAYTFGLDEFNKITLTLDVNKLMVPTPDSSGDYRNKGVVAGMFSSFGDAPGGFKEELHELMYSGGAEYWYNNTFAVRAGYYSEYKTKGDRKYFTAGVGLKYDIIGASFSYLVPSGNGTQRNPLSNTLRLTLTVNLSRDNGN, encoded by the coding sequence ATGATCCGTAAGGTAACGCTGAGCCTTGTGTTCACATCTTTTTTTATTCTCGGTCTTAACGCTGTATCTGATGCGCAGGTAGCCAATCCTGGCCAAACAGACGGGCGCACCGGAGAAAATATCATCAACACAGCGGTTCCCTTCTTACGTATTTCGCCCGACGCCCGCAGCGGCGCCATGGGCGATGCCGGCATTGCCCTCTCCCCGGACGTGAACGCCACGTACTGGAACTTGTCCAAACTGCCTTTTGCTGAAGAAAACACCAGCGTGGGCCTCACTTATACCCCCTGGCTGCGTGAGCTGACCAACGACGTGTTCCTGGCCAGCCTTAATGGTTACACCAAGCTGGATGAGAACCAGGCCATCGGCGCCACCCTGCGCTATTTCTCGCTGGGCAACATCCAGTTCACCGACTGGAACGGCACTCCCAACGGCGATTTCCACCCGCGTGAATATGCTTTCGACCTGGGCTACGCCCGCAAGCTGGGTGAAGAATGGTCCATCGGCCTGGCAGGCCGTTACATTTACTCCAACCTGGCTAACGGTCAAACCCTGGGTGGTACCGCCATCCGCGCGGGCCGCGCCGTGGCAGCGGATGTATCTTTCTTCCATACCAAGACGTACGACAACGACAACGGCAGCCAGAATGTGTGGAATATTGGTGCCACTATCACTAACATTGGTACCAAGATATCCTACACTTCCTCCGCACAATACAAGGATTTCCTGCCCACTAACCTGGGCATTGGTACGGCCTATACGTTTGGCCTGGATGAGTTTAACAAGATCACCCTTACCCTGGACGTCAATAAGCTGATGGTGCCCACACCAGACAGCAGCGGCGATTACCGGAACAAGGGCGTGGTAGCCGGCATGTTCTCCTCCTTTGGCGACGCCCCCGGCGGCTTCAAGGAAGAACTGCACGAACTGATGTACAGCGGCGGTGCGGAGTATTGGTACAATAACACCTTTGCCGTGCGTGCAGGCTATTACAGCGAGTACAAGACCAAAGGCGACCGCAAGTATTTCACCGCGGGCGTAGGGCTCAAGTATGATATCATTGGCGCCAGCTTCTCTTACCTGGTACCTTCCGGCAACGGCACCCAGCGCAACCCGCTTTCCAACACGCTGCGCCTTACGCTGACCGTGAACCTCTCCCGCGATAACGGCAACTAA
- a CDS encoding tetratricopeptide repeat protein, translating into MRIGIALLGLALLAGACSHTKHSTGANVPGSRDTAALHRWTDSVFFAAQRSKMAGDYKKAITQFSDVLHYQPDNATAYYEISRLFGLLHNDGYALGFAKRAAGMDTTNRWFQLNLADALSTANKFDSAAFIYDRLSRLYPDNDDYLYNKGLLLSRAGDAEGALAAFDALEKRSGIVEEVVYQKQRMLLKLSRVDEAATEIQKLIDQNPTEMRYHQLLAELYDANDRTDDAKKAYEYILTRDPNDTHALIALATYARKAGDYNTYLVYLRRAFASPDFSIDEKVAYVYPYLQMSTVDTSKLREALGLTDLIVEAHPNEAKAYALRGDIYSQLDSLDAALNDYKASLARDSSRYTVWYQAMWIYSRENDNEGLLRTSNSVTRLFPHEFMGFYFNGMANYLLQHYPETITALKKAVDVGADKKMLANIYSLMGDTYHNLQNDNLSDSSYELALALQPNDPLVLNNYSYYLSVRNVQLEKAERMSRESLELEPESPNYMDTYAWILFRMGRFADAKTWMEKALTFPSSQDSPGMLEHYGDILFNLKDAAKAVEYWQKARDKGGDSTTLVRKITEKRYIPDPAPAP; encoded by the coding sequence ATGCGAATTGGAATAGCCCTTTTAGGCCTGGCCCTTCTGGCAGGCGCATGCAGCCATACGAAACACAGCACCGGTGCCAACGTGCCTGGGAGCCGCGACACCGCGGCCCTGCACCGCTGGACGGACAGCGTGTTTTTTGCCGCGCAGCGCTCCAAGATGGCCGGCGATTACAAGAAGGCTATCACTCAGTTTTCCGATGTACTGCACTACCAGCCCGACAATGCCACGGCCTATTACGAGATATCCCGCCTCTTTGGGCTGCTGCACAATGACGGCTATGCCCTGGGCTTTGCCAAACGGGCTGCCGGCATGGATACCACGAACCGCTGGTTCCAGCTGAACCTGGCCGATGCGCTTTCCACGGCTAATAAATTTGACAGCGCCGCTTTCATCTATGACCGCCTGAGCCGCCTGTACCCCGATAACGACGACTACCTTTATAACAAAGGCCTGCTGCTTTCCCGCGCCGGCGATGCGGAAGGGGCCCTGGCCGCTTTTGACGCCCTGGAAAAGCGCAGTGGCATCGTGGAGGAAGTAGTATACCAGAAACAACGCATGCTGCTGAAACTGAGCCGGGTGGACGAAGCCGCCACCGAGATCCAGAAGCTGATAGACCAGAACCCCACGGAGATGCGCTATCACCAGCTGCTGGCAGAGCTTTATGATGCCAACGACCGTACGGACGACGCTAAAAAAGCATACGAATACATCCTTACCCGCGATCCTAATGATACGCATGCCCTCATAGCACTGGCCACTTACGCGCGCAAGGCGGGTGACTATAATACCTACCTGGTTTACCTGCGCCGCGCCTTTGCCAGCCCGGATTTCAGCATTGATGAAAAGGTGGCGTACGTGTATCCCTACCTGCAAATGAGCACCGTGGATACCTCCAAATTGCGCGAAGCGCTGGGCCTCACAGACCTGATCGTAGAAGCACATCCCAATGAGGCCAAGGCTTATGCGCTGCGGGGCGACATTTACTCACAACTGGACTCCCTGGACGCAGCCCTGAATGATTACAAAGCCTCACTGGCCCGCGATTCCAGCCGCTATACCGTGTGGTACCAGGCCATGTGGATCTACTCCCGCGAGAATGATAATGAAGGCCTGCTGCGAACCAGCAATTCCGTGACCCGCCTTTTTCCCCACGAGTTCATGGGCTTTTATTTCAACGGGATGGCCAACTACCTGCTGCAGCATTACCCGGAAACAATTACCGCACTGAAGAAAGCCGTGGATGTGGGCGCAGACAAAAAGATGCTGGCCAATATTTACTCTCTCATGGGCGACACCTACCATAACCTGCAGAACGATAACCTGTCTGACAGCAGCTATGAACTGGCGCTGGCCCTCCAGCCCAATGATCCGCTGGTACTGAATAATTATAGCTACTACCTGAGCGTGCGCAATGTGCAGCTGGAAAAAGCCGAGCGCATGAGCCGGGAAAGCCTGGAGCTGGAGCCGGAAAGCCCTAACTACATGGACACTTACGCCTGGATACTGTTTCGCATGGGTCGCTTTGCGGATGCAAAAACCTGGATGGAAAAGGCCCTGACCTTTCCTTCCAGCCAGGACAGTCCCGGCATGCTGGAGCACTACGGGGATATTTTATTCAACCTGAAAGACGCGGCAAAAGCCGTGGAGTATTGGCAGAAGGCCCGCGACAAGGGTGGCGATTCTACCACCCTGGTGCGTAAGATCACAGAAAAAAGATACATTCCCGATCCGGCGCCCGCGCCCTGA
- the ispF gene encoding 2-C-methyl-D-erythritol 2,4-cyclodiphosphate synthase, with the protein MSNFRIGQGVDFHQLVEGRDFWLGGVKVDHHKGALGHSDADVLLHAICDALLGAAALGDIGTHFPDTDMQYKNIDSKILLARTKDLITQKGYAVVNIDATLCLEAPKIKPYVPQMQAVIAQYTGLTTDEVSIKATTTEKLGFVGRQEGVVAYATVLLEKAGNR; encoded by the coding sequence ATGAGCAACTTCAGAATAGGACAAGGCGTAGATTTTCATCAACTCGTGGAGGGGCGCGACTTCTGGCTGGGCGGTGTAAAGGTGGACCATCACAAGGGAGCCCTGGGGCACAGTGATGCAGATGTGCTGCTGCACGCCATTTGCGATGCCCTGCTGGGTGCCGCTGCGCTGGGCGATATAGGTACCCACTTCCCGGATACCGATATGCAATACAAGAATATTGACAGTAAAATACTCCTGGCCCGCACCAAAGACCTGATCACACAGAAGGGATATGCGGTGGTGAACATTGATGCTACGCTTTGCCTGGAAGCACCCAAGATAAAACCCTACGTGCCGCAAATGCAGGCCGTAATAGCCCAGTACACCGGGCTCACCACAGACGAGGTATCCATCAAAGCCACTACCACAGAGAAGCTGGGCTTTGTGGGCCGCCAGGAAGGCGTGGTAGCCTATGCCACCGTGCTGCTGGAAAAGGCGGGAAACCGGTAG